One genomic region from Quercus robur chromosome 4, dhQueRobu3.1, whole genome shotgun sequence encodes:
- the LOC126721277 gene encoding uncharacterized protein LOC126721277: protein MAAPGRTSIYQSEVMSVSNLHREILTPKAKRGRMQAQPTLSLLDEDKAGTHQPHDDALVVTIQIGGYDVKRVLVDQGSGAEIMYPNLYKGLGVKPEDLDSYNSPLVGFDRKMVVLKGMVKLPIQMGSRVVEVNFIVVEAYSPYTAILARPWLHAMKAASSTLHLKVKYPSGEQFEELVGSQAMAR, encoded by the coding sequence ATGGCAGCTCCAGGTCGAACAAGTATATATCAATCTGAGGTGATGTCTGTATCAAACTTGCACAGAGAAATTCTCACCCCTAAGGCTAAGCGAGGGAGGATGCAAGCCCAACCAACTCTTAGTTTATTGGATGAAGATAAGGCTGGAACTCATCAACCCCACGATGATGCGTTGGTAGTAACGATTCAAATTGGGGGttatgatgtgaagagagtcTTAGTAGATCAGGGTAGTGGGGCAGAGATCATGTACCCTAATCTATACAAGGGACTAGGGGTTAAGCCAGAGGATTTGGACAGTTACAATTCACCCTTGGTGGGATTCGATAGGAAGATGGTTGTCCTTAAGGGTATGGTTAAGTTGCCTATTCAGATGGGTTCTAGAGTAGTGGAAGTGAATTTCATTGTGGTGGAGGCATATTCACCTTATACAGCCATTTTGGCGAGACCATGGCTTCATGCCATGAAGGCTGCGTCTTCAACTTTGCATCTAAAGGTGAAGTACCCCTCTGGGGAGCAATTTGAAGAACTTGTTGGGAGCCAGGCCATGGCACGGTAA